From the Companilactobacillus ginsenosidimutans genome, the window TTTGTCTTTGCAAGGTTTTCGTCGAAAGGTAAGTCGTGACCATCAAACATAACTGAGTTGTAACCAACTTCGATACATTCTTTAGCAGCTTCGTAGTTACCGTGATCCAAGTGCATAACAACAGGAACTGTAATTCCCATTGATTTGATTGTGTCTTGTACAAGGTGTAGGCAAAGTTCGTAGCCACCCATATATTTAGCAGCACCCATTGATGTTTGAACTAGTACAGGTGTGTTTGTTTCTTGGGCTGCTTCAAGAATTGAGCGTGTCCATTCCAAGTCGTTGATGTTAAATGCACCAACAGCATATTTTCCAGCACGTGCTTGTTTGAATATTTCGTTTCCATTTGTTAAAGCCATTGAAAGTCCTCCAATAAATTCATCTTTAGAATACATCTATTAGTTTAACGCAAAATCTCCACAATTAATATATGATTTCTAAAAGTATTTAGCCGTTGAAATGCATTAATTAGTGAAAAACGTTCCAATAAAAAGCCTAGTTCGCATTAGTTCACACATAGGGCCGTACCACTTTGTGATTAAAAGTTGTAATATGGCCAAAATGAAAACGCAACCAATATTATCAGAAAACCAAAAATGTACCACCAATATTTCGTACCCTCAGCTTTGATTACTGTATTGTAGATTGCCATTACTAAAAAAAAGGCTGTAAGTGCCAATAATAATCCAACAATAATCAGCCAAAATATATTAATCATATTTTATCCTCACCTAAATATTTATATAAACTTATCATACTAAAGTTTGATTAAAGTAAACTTAAATTCTATATTACATATATTAGCTTATGGTATTACTTTTCTGATATAATTTCTTTAACTAGTTGAGGTGATATTTTTGAAAAAAATTAAAGTTATGACAGTCTTTGGGACTCGTCCCGAAGCTATTAAAATGGCACCATTAGTTTTGAAATTGAAACAAAACTCAGATCGATTTGAAACTGTAACTGTGGTTACAGCACAACATCGTGAAATGTTGGACTCAGTTCTTGAGATTTTTAAAATCAAGCCTGATTACGATATGAACATTATGAAGGAACGTCAAACATTAAGTGGTATCACTGGTTTAGTTTTGAAGATGTTAGACGATATCATTGAAAAAGAAGGGCCAGATATCATTTTGGTTCATGGTGACACTACTACTACATTCAGTGCTAGTCTTTCGGCATTTTACCACCAAACAACAATTGGTCACGTTGAAGCTGGTTTGAGAACATGGAATAAATATTCTCCATGGCCAGAAGAAATGAACCGTCAAATGACTGACGATTTAGCAGATTTATATTTTGCCCCAACTGATAAAAGTAAGGCAAACTTGATTAAGGAAAATCATCATCAAAAGGGTATCTTTGTCACTGGTAATACTGCGATTGATGCTTTGCAAAGTACTGTAAGTAAGAATTATCATCACAAGATTTTGGACATTATCGATCCAGATAAGAAGATGATTCTTATTACAATGCACCGCCGTGAAAATCAGGGTGAACCTATGCGTCAAGTTTTCACAGCAATGAGAAATGTTGTTGAGAAGCACGATGACATTGAACTAATTTACCCTGTTCATTTGAATCCAGTTGTTCAACAAACTGCTCAAGATATTTTGGGTGATGTTGATCGTGTTCACTTGATTGAGCCACTTGATGTTGTTGATTTCCACAACTTGGCATCAAAGAGTTACTTCATTATGACTGACTCCGGTGGTGTTCAAGAAGAAGCTCCTTCACTTGGAAAACCTGTGCTTGTACTTCGTGACACAACTGAAAGACCAGAGGGTGTTGATGCTGGTACTTTGAAGTTGGTCGGAACAGACGCTGAAGTCGTTCAACGCGAGATGAGTCGTTTAATTGAGGATAAAGCTGAATATGACCGTATGGCTAATGCGAAAAATCCATATGGTGATGGTAAAGCATCAGATAGAATTCTTGATTCAATTAGTTATTACTTCGGTCAAACTAAGACCGCTCCAGATGAATTTGAATAAACAAAAAGAGATTGAAAAATTATAATTTTTCAATCTCTTTTCTTTTTTCTCTAATTTCTTTAAGTTTCTGAAGTAAATGACGATTGTTGTAGTCGAAAATCCATTTCGATGAAAAATAGTTGAATAGTCCTACTATAACTTGGTCAATAGCTTTAATTATCAAATTATTCCAAGGTAAAATTAATACCGCCACAATCATGAATAAGTCATCGATGATCAGTGACAAAATGCGTGACACGAGAAAATAAGTTCCCTCGTGTAATAATTTAGAATAATCTTTCATGTCGGTTCTAAAGACGTACACTTTCGTTACAAAAAACGAGAAGGTGTTCGATATGAACCATGCCAGTGTATTGGCGACCCATAGCTGCATATGGAGATTGTTGTGACCGATATTGAAGATTGCAATATTCAGCAGTGATGCAAGAAATCCAAAAATGCAGTACATCAAAAAATCCCGATGCTTTTTAATTGCGTCCATGTTTTTACATGTCCATTTCCTTGGCAGTTTTGTATAGTGCTTCAGCAAATTTATCTAGTTTATCGATATCATCTTGCTCAGGTTCCAACTCAATTTTAACAGGTTCTGCACCTTTGGTAGCACCAACTTCCTCAAATACTTTAGAAAATTCATCTACTGCGCTACAAAAATCCTCATAGAAAGTATCACCAGAGCCACAAGTGCCATAAACTTTTCCAGTTAAATCTAAGTCCTGCATGTCGTCATAAAAATCAAGAGCCTCATCAGGTACGATTCCTTGATCATAAGTATAGCTGGCAATAACACAAATATCAGCATCCTCGAAATCAGAAGGATCAGTCTGAGAAACTTCACTCATCTCAACATCAGCTTTAAGTTGTTCAAATTTTTCAGTCAATACATAGGCAATGTCTTCATCATTACCGGTAATACTGGCATAAACGATTTTTACTTTAGTCATATTAATAGTCGCCTCATTTTGAAAGTCTTGGGATATTATAGCAAAAATAACGAAGTACCACCATTTAAATTGGTAATAAATAGGTGATGGAGTTACTTGGGAAGGTTGAAATATGACAACATTTGACCGATTTTAGCCGTGTTAAATCTATTCTGAATTAACAAAGGTAAACTGAATGAGAAGAAACTAAGTAGGGGGGGAATAGAAAATGAGCAGACAAGTATCTTATCCAGCAATTCTAGACGACGCCGAAAATGATCCAGGGGTATACAGCGTTGAATTTCCAGATGTGCCGAGTGCATTAACTTATGGTACTGGAACAGCCCAGGCCTTATTAAGAGCGTCAGAAGCATTGGGACTATCACTTTACGATGCTAGCAAATTGCCAGAGCCAACGAGTTTAAGTGACGTACAAAGGAGTAATCCGGATAAAATAGTTAGTTTAGTGGCAGTGGATTTGGATGAAATTATGAAAAGGGTAAAAATTGTTTAAACAGTTTATGAACAGGGAAAACCATTTTTAGGCTTTCCCTGTTTTGATATTTTCTACATCTGAATGTAGGTTTTTAGTTCGATGGATAGTAATTTCACCTCCGCTGATTGCTCCGGGGAAATTGCTTTACTACCGATTCGGTTGATAACCGGTCTATTTTTGTAGCCGAAACGAGTTCCGGAAGCCAAATGCCTCCGCTTAGCTACGAGCATCGATGGATGCACAAACCGCATCAATCGCTCCTCTAGGCTATGCTCAGCATTTTAACGGCTTCCTCCACTCTCTCTTGAATTTTGAATGTTATACTTATGTTAACTTTTTGTTTGAGAGGTCTATTTTTATATGATTACATTAAAATCACCACGTGAAATTGAGGGTATGAGAAAATCTGGCGAACTTTTGGCTAACACTCATATCGGTTTAAGGAAGATTATCAAACCTGGAATCTCATCTTGGGAAATTGAAGAATTTGCGGATAAATATATTACTGATCATGGT encodes:
- a CDS encoding type II toxin-antitoxin system HicB family antitoxin, which codes for MSRQVSYPAILDDAENDPGVYSVEFPDVPSALTYGTGTAQALLRASEALGLSLYDASKLPEPTSLSDVQRSNPDKIVSLVAVDLDEIMKRVKIV
- the wecB gene encoding non-hydrolyzing UDP-N-acetylglucosamine 2-epimerase, which gives rise to MKKIKVMTVFGTRPEAIKMAPLVLKLKQNSDRFETVTVVTAQHREMLDSVLEIFKIKPDYDMNIMKERQTLSGITGLVLKMLDDIIEKEGPDIILVHGDTTTTFSASLSAFYHQTTIGHVEAGLRTWNKYSPWPEEMNRQMTDDLADLYFAPTDKSKANLIKENHHQKGIFVTGNTAIDALQSTVSKNYHHKILDIIDPDKKMILITMHRRENQGEPMRQVFTAMRNVVEKHDDIELIYPVHLNPVVQQTAQDILGDVDRVHLIEPLDVVDFHNLASKSYFIMTDSGGVQEEAPSLGKPVLVLRDTTERPEGVDAGTLKLVGTDAEVVQREMSRLIEDKAEYDRMANAKNPYGDGKASDRILDSISYYFGQTKTAPDEFE
- a CDS encoding GtrA family protein, which produces MYCIFGFLASLLNIAIFNIGHNNLHMQLWVANTLAWFISNTFSFFVTKVYVFRTDMKDYSKLLHEGTYFLVSRILSLIIDDLFMIVAVLILPWNNLIIKAIDQVIVGLFNYFSSKWIFDYNNRHLLQKLKEIREKRKEIEKL
- a CDS encoding flavodoxin, translated to MTKVKIVYASITGNDEDIAYVLTEKFEQLKADVEMSEVSQTDPSDFEDADICVIASYTYDQGIVPDEALDFYDDMQDLDLTGKVYGTCGSGDTFYEDFCSAVDEFSKVFEEVGATKGAEPVKIELEPEQDDIDKLDKFAEALYKTAKEMDM